One window from the genome of Leucobacter aridicollis encodes:
- the dprA gene encoding DNA-processing protein DprA — protein sequence MSDSDDWLAAREPRPRRGSTSSHQQGIIRPDAETAPLLAAVCTLDSGSETDAEDLLARVVWSRVTEPGDATAGALIAALGPLAALDLLTDRDPARACARMLRDARQSDMLGGGGAHWSDTDAVSSRRLRAGVKRWLPRLSRADSLRDLSTAVALHMKVVTPESRAWPSQLNDLGVHTPHALWVRGDPAVLAAPSLAVVGARASTTYGSQATVDLAGEACEAGYSIVSGAAYGIDAVAHRTALAAGTPTVAVLAGGADRPYPAAHDRLLSRIADNGAICAELPPGAAPTRWRFLQRNRIIAALSQGVLVTEAGVRSGTLNTAGHAAELGRALGAVPGPITSPASAGCHRLVREYGALLVTTRAEVRELLGTPEAAASADRDTASVSPSPAETVGDQADHDGPPSGAGGSWREPPLHRRVLDALPLSGGRSAADAARAAGLSFEEARDALAELELLGRVSTVPSSDGSQRLWRLVRSGRQATR from the coding sequence ATGAGTGACTCTGACGACTGGTTGGCTGCGAGAGAACCGCGACCGCGCAGGGGCAGCACCAGTTCGCACCAGCAAGGCATCATCCGTCCCGACGCAGAGACAGCTCCGCTGCTCGCTGCGGTCTGCACCCTCGACTCAGGCTCGGAAACCGACGCAGAGGATCTTCTCGCGCGCGTTGTGTGGTCCCGGGTCACGGAGCCAGGCGATGCCACCGCCGGAGCGCTGATCGCTGCGCTCGGTCCCCTCGCCGCTCTCGATCTGCTCACAGATCGCGACCCCGCCCGTGCATGTGCCCGAATGCTGCGAGATGCACGCCAGAGCGACATGTTAGGCGGAGGCGGCGCCCACTGGAGTGACACCGATGCCGTCTCTTCACGACGCCTTCGAGCCGGCGTGAAAAGATGGCTGCCACGGCTCAGCCGGGCCGACTCCCTCAGAGACTTGTCCACTGCCGTCGCACTGCATATGAAGGTTGTCACACCCGAATCGCGCGCATGGCCATCACAACTCAACGACCTCGGCGTACACACTCCGCACGCGCTCTGGGTACGTGGCGATCCCGCTGTGCTCGCTGCACCGTCGTTGGCAGTGGTGGGTGCCCGAGCGAGCACAACCTACGGCAGCCAGGCAACAGTAGATCTCGCCGGTGAGGCCTGCGAGGCCGGCTACTCAATCGTCTCCGGCGCAGCGTACGGGATCGACGCGGTCGCCCATCGCACCGCCCTCGCTGCGGGAACCCCCACGGTGGCAGTGCTCGCGGGCGGTGCCGACCGCCCCTATCCCGCAGCCCATGACAGGTTATTGAGCCGCATCGCAGACAACGGCGCCATCTGTGCAGAGCTACCCCCGGGAGCTGCCCCCACGCGGTGGCGGTTCTTACAGCGCAACCGAATCATTGCTGCGCTCTCACAAGGCGTCCTTGTTACAGAGGCCGGGGTGCGGTCGGGCACTCTCAACACTGCGGGCCACGCTGCCGAGCTCGGGCGCGCGCTCGGCGCAGTTCCAGGCCCAATCACTTCCCCGGCCTCTGCTGGGTGCCACAGACTGGTTCGCGAATACGGCGCGCTGCTCGTCACCACCCGAGCCGAGGTGCGAGAGCTACTCGGAACACCGGAGGCTGCGGCGAGCGCCGACCGCGATACGGCCTCCGTTTCGCCGTCGCCCGCTGAAACTGTCGGGGATCAGGCAGACCACGACGGTCCGCCCTCGGGTGCCGGAGGAAGTTGGCGGGAGCCCCCGCTTCACAGGCGAGTCCTCGACGCGCTGCCCCTCTCAGGGGGTCGGTCGGCTGCAGACGCTGCACGGGCAGCCGGGCTGAGCTTTGAAGAAGCCCGTGATGCGCTTGCCGAGCTCGAACTGCTTGGCAGGGTCTCAACCGTTCCCAGCTCCGACGGCAGTCAACGACTCTGGCGGCTCGTGAGAAGCGGCCGCCAGGCAACGCGGTGA
- a CDS encoding HdeD family acid-resistance protein: MTTTTTTAPAKGARLALLIGGLAAVGFGIAVLAWPTKAAVALTGVIALYAIIAGIVYAALGIFSKGLGAGGRIGHVLLGVLYVVAGVYAFSSLQQSAAFLALFLTIMVGVMWVIEGFTALFTLGQSGSKVLTIVFAILSVIAGFTLLSSPLWGAMFLWWFLAIALIVLGGLNVIRAIAGKKA; encoded by the coding sequence ATGACCACAACAACCACCACAGCACCTGCGAAGGGGGCACGCCTCGCGCTCCTGATCGGCGGCCTTGCCGCCGTCGGCTTCGGCATCGCCGTGCTCGCCTGGCCCACCAAGGCCGCTGTCGCGCTGACCGGCGTCATCGCGCTCTATGCGATCATTGCGGGCATCGTCTACGCAGCGCTCGGCATCTTCTCCAAGGGCCTCGGCGCAGGTGGCAGGATCGGGCATGTGCTCCTCGGCGTGCTCTACGTCGTCGCAGGCGTGTACGCGTTCTCGTCGCTGCAGCAGTCCGCTGCGTTCCTGGCACTGTTCCTGACGATCATGGTCGGCGTCATGTGGGTCATCGAGGGTTTCACCGCGCTGTTCACGCTCGGCCAGTCCGGTTCCAAGGTCCTCACGATCGTGTTCGCGATCCTCTCCGTCATTGCCGGGTTCACGCTCTTGAGCAGCCCGCTCTGGGGGGCCATGTTCCTGTGGTGGTTCCTCGCCATCGCCCTCATCGTGCTCGGCGGTCTGAACGTGATCCGCGCGATCGCGGGGAAGAAGGCCTGA
- a CDS encoding IclR family transcriptional regulator domain-containing protein — translation MSNEDSAEGSDYVQSFARGLAVIRAFDAENPELTLTEVSKRVGIPAAASRRFLRTLQTLGYVRTDGRLFALTPRVLELGFSYLSALSLPEMMQPHLEKLSHALEESVSAAVLADADIVYVARVPTRRIMTVGITIGTRFPAHATSMGRVLLSDLSSAERDRLLAGADLARLTERTLTSPTELNAELDRVRDQGWALVDGELEIGLRSIAARVRGRDGRVAAAVNVSTSASAGPVEALIDHHLPHLLQTARDIEADLDLIGT, via the coding sequence ATGAGTAACGAAGACTCGGCCGAGGGCAGCGACTACGTTCAGTCCTTTGCGCGTGGCCTGGCCGTCATTCGCGCGTTCGATGCCGAGAACCCCGAGCTGACGCTCACCGAGGTCTCGAAGAGAGTCGGAATCCCAGCGGCTGCATCTCGGCGTTTCCTCAGAACACTGCAGACCCTCGGCTACGTCCGCACAGACGGGCGGCTGTTCGCGCTCACTCCACGCGTGCTCGAACTCGGCTTCAGCTACCTGTCTGCGCTCTCGCTGCCCGAAATGATGCAGCCACACCTTGAGAAACTGTCGCACGCACTCGAAGAATCAGTGTCTGCTGCGGTGCTGGCCGATGCCGATATTGTCTACGTTGCCCGCGTCCCGACGCGACGGATCATGACAGTTGGTATTACGATCGGCACACGTTTCCCGGCTCACGCGACGAGTATGGGGCGTGTCCTCCTCAGCGACTTGTCGTCCGCCGAGAGGGACCGGCTGCTCGCGGGCGCAGACCTTGCACGCCTCACAGAACGAACGCTTACTTCACCGACTGAGCTGAACGCTGAACTCGACAGAGTGCGCGATCAAGGCTGGGCCCTTGTCGATGGGGAGCTCGAAATCGGGTTACGCTCGATCGCAGCCCGCGTTCGCGGCCGGGACGGCCGGGTCGCGGCCGCTGTGAATGTGTCGACGAGCGCGAGCGCCGGTCCCGTCGAGGCGCTCATTGACCACCACCTGCCGCACTTGCTGCAGACCGCTCGCGATATTGAAGCAGATCTTGACTTGATCGGAACGTAG
- a CDS encoding thiolase family protein — protein METTHIFDAVRTPFGRAGGGLSGVRPDDLAAVVMRASVDRAGVDPARIADVVFGDANQAGEDNRNVARFGALLAGFPTSVAGVTVNRLCASSLEAVIQGSRAIECGDAELVLTGGVESMSRAPFVIEKSAKAWPAVGNQTVWNTSIGWRMVNPKLPHEWTISNGEAAERTAREWGISREAQDAFAARSHALAAVGWASGAFEREIVQVPGHELIRDEGIRDDTSVEKLAALRPLFASDGSVTAGNSSSINDGAAAVLLGREGALEAEPLARIAARAVHGVDPQEFPTAPIEAANRALARAGRSWADVDFVELNEAFASQALACLVGWPDLDPARLNVHGGALAIGHPLGASGGRIVARAAHELARRGSGVAVVAICIGVGQGLAVVLER, from the coding sequence ATGGAAACGACTCACATTTTTGACGCCGTACGCACCCCGTTTGGTCGCGCAGGCGGCGGCCTCTCTGGGGTCCGGCCCGATGACCTCGCTGCGGTCGTGATGCGTGCGTCCGTTGACAGAGCTGGTGTCGACCCCGCCCGTATCGCTGACGTCGTCTTCGGCGACGCGAATCAGGCGGGGGAGGACAACCGCAATGTCGCGCGCTTCGGCGCGCTGCTCGCGGGGTTTCCAACGTCTGTCGCCGGCGTCACCGTGAACAGGCTCTGCGCATCCTCGCTTGAAGCCGTGATTCAAGGATCGCGCGCAATCGAATGCGGCGACGCTGAACTCGTGCTCACCGGCGGAGTCGAATCGATGAGTCGGGCACCATTCGTCATTGAGAAGTCAGCGAAGGCCTGGCCCGCCGTTGGGAACCAGACGGTTTGGAACACGAGCATCGGCTGGCGGATGGTGAACCCGAAGCTCCCTCACGAGTGGACGATCTCGAACGGTGAAGCCGCAGAACGGACAGCGCGGGAGTGGGGGATCAGCAGGGAAGCGCAAGATGCGTTCGCCGCCCGGTCGCACGCCCTTGCCGCGGTGGGCTGGGCCAGCGGTGCGTTCGAACGCGAGATCGTCCAGGTGCCGGGCCACGAGCTCATTCGTGATGAGGGGATCCGCGACGACACCTCAGTCGAGAAGCTTGCGGCGCTCCGCCCGCTCTTCGCATCCGACGGCAGCGTGACCGCTGGGAATTCGTCGTCGATCAACGACGGTGCCGCTGCCGTGCTGCTCGGACGCGAGGGCGCGCTCGAGGCTGAACCACTCGCGCGGATTGCTGCGAGGGCGGTGCACGGTGTCGACCCGCAGGAATTCCCGACCGCCCCCATCGAAGCGGCGAACCGGGCGCTCGCCCGCGCGGGCCGGTCGTGGGCAGATGTCGACTTCGTTGAGCTCAATGAGGCGTTTGCATCACAAGCACTCGCGTGTCTCGTGGGCTGGCCTGACCTCGATCCGGCGCGCCTCAACGTACACGGCGGTGCGCTCGCAATCGGACACCCGCTTGGCGCGTCAGGTGGCCGTATCGTTGCACGTGCGGCACACGAACTCGCGCGCCGTGGCAGCGGGGTTGCAGTTGTGGCGATCTGCATCGGGGTTGGTCAAGGACTCGCTGTTGTGCTCGAACGCTGA
- a CDS encoding GNAT family N-acetyltransferase, producing MEQMTAPGSGQQPASAPRIGVAFFYHESHSFSPITTDLAAFEAEDHHEGDRLIDVYSGTQTELGGFLDVLGAHGATPVPLIAAAAMPAGTVTAGAYATLLREFELALRRAVADSPLDGLLLALHGSMVSETEQDPEGAIVELARAIVGADAQIAVTFDLHANVSGTPAECGALIFGYHTYPHIDMYDQGVRAASALLDALAGEPLTVRTVRLPMLLRSINMRTDEGPMADVVRFAQARETGGVRAVSPHAGFPYADTRCSGAAVSVVAADPSEAERVAQEVAEYFWAQRDRYQVDVAAIPQALAAARDAIASGETPVVLADVADNPQSGGSADTTGLLREVFAADLGTVLMSAICDDDVVRAARSAGIGAVLETQLAGKASTEFGASLTVTAEVLAATDGVYVNDGPFNAGLSVDTGGAAWLRLRSVDGHPVSATADVVVTGRPITANDPALYRHLGVDPTAYDVLAWKVKNHFRAAFEPIVGRIIPVDAPGPAQTDFTALRFRHTDTAAWPFEDDRVLGTLTCHEPCIGAVRPFTIRPATHEDLPDIAEFHVAVWQEAYAGLMDSDFLRALTPERRLPEWENALERAPGYQILVAHSASGVFLGFGSAHRHDDAGPLGLELHTLNLTPEARGTGLAAALIDRLLGDEPAFAWVVDGNARAFEFYRKVGFEPTDDRRPDDESRVDDIRVVRGAR from the coding sequence ATGGAACAGATGACAGCACCAGGCAGTGGGCAGCAGCCCGCGAGCGCCCCGCGCATTGGGGTCGCCTTCTTCTATCACGAGTCACACTCGTTTAGCCCGATCACGACTGACCTCGCGGCGTTCGAAGCTGAGGATCATCACGAGGGCGACCGCCTCATCGACGTCTACTCGGGGACGCAGACAGAACTCGGCGGATTCCTCGACGTGCTCGGCGCCCACGGGGCGACTCCGGTGCCGCTCATTGCAGCAGCAGCGATGCCCGCTGGCACCGTCACGGCTGGGGCATACGCGACGCTGCTGCGAGAGTTTGAACTCGCACTTCGGCGAGCGGTCGCCGACAGCCCGCTCGATGGCCTGTTGCTCGCGCTGCACGGCTCCATGGTGTCTGAGACTGAGCAAGATCCAGAGGGCGCGATCGTCGAACTCGCCCGCGCTATCGTCGGCGCTGACGCACAGATCGCGGTCACCTTTGATCTTCACGCGAACGTCAGCGGCACGCCGGCGGAGTGCGGGGCGCTCATCTTCGGGTACCACACCTACCCACACATCGACATGTACGATCAGGGCGTGCGGGCCGCGAGTGCCCTGCTTGACGCGCTTGCAGGGGAGCCGCTCACAGTGCGCACCGTGCGACTTCCGATGCTGCTGCGGAGCATCAACATGCGAACGGACGAAGGGCCCATGGCCGACGTCGTACGGTTCGCACAGGCTCGTGAGACCGGCGGCGTGCGTGCGGTCAGCCCGCACGCAGGCTTTCCCTACGCAGACACACGCTGCTCGGGCGCTGCTGTGAGCGTCGTTGCGGCTGACCCATCCGAGGCAGAGCGAGTTGCCCAAGAAGTGGCCGAGTACTTCTGGGCGCAGCGCGATCGCTACCAGGTCGACGTCGCGGCGATCCCTCAGGCGCTCGCGGCGGCGCGCGACGCGATCGCCTCGGGTGAAACCCCCGTCGTGCTTGCCGATGTCGCCGACAACCCCCAGTCGGGCGGCAGCGCAGACACAACGGGGCTCCTCCGTGAGGTGTTCGCCGCAGATCTCGGCACCGTGCTCATGTCGGCGATCTGCGACGATGACGTGGTTCGAGCTGCTCGTTCGGCGGGTATCGGGGCTGTGCTCGAGACGCAACTCGCCGGGAAAGCCTCCACGGAGTTTGGCGCGTCGCTCACAGTCACGGCGGAGGTGCTTGCGGCGACCGATGGCGTCTACGTGAACGATGGGCCGTTCAACGCGGGGCTCTCTGTCGACACAGGTGGCGCTGCGTGGCTGCGGCTGCGCAGCGTCGACGGCCACCCTGTCTCGGCTACTGCCGACGTTGTTGTCACGGGCCGCCCGATCACCGCGAACGACCCGGCGCTGTACCGTCACCTTGGTGTCGATCCGACGGCGTACGACGTGCTCGCATGGAAGGTGAAGAACCACTTCCGTGCGGCCTTCGAGCCTATCGTTGGACGTATCATTCCTGTTGATGCTCCCGGGCCCGCGCAAACCGACTTCACCGCGCTGAGGTTTCGTCACACCGACACCGCGGCCTGGCCGTTTGAAGACGACCGTGTACTCGGCACCCTCACTTGTCACGAGCCCTGCATCGGAGCCGTGCGGCCGTTTACGATTCGCCCGGCGACTCACGAAGACCTGCCAGACATTGCCGAGTTTCACGTCGCGGTCTGGCAAGAAGCGTACGCGGGGCTCATGGACTCTGACTTCCTGCGGGCTCTCACCCCCGAACGGCGGCTCCCGGAGTGGGAAAACGCGCTTGAGCGAGCACCCGGCTACCAAATCCTGGTCGCGCACTCCGCATCAGGAGTGTTTCTTGGATTCGGGTCGGCACACCGGCACGACGACGCGGGGCCCCTCGGCCTCGAGCTGCACACGCTCAACCTCACTCCGGAGGCGCGCGGCACCGGGCTCGCGGCAGCACTCATCGACCGGTTGCTCGGTGATGAGCCCGCGTTTGCCTGGGTCGTCGACGGAAACGCGCGGGCGTTTGAGTTCTACAGGAAGGTCGGCTTCGAACCGACTGACGACCGCCGCCCCGACGATGAGAGTCGGGTTGATGACATTCGAGTGGTGAGGGGTGCGCGATGA
- a CDS encoding SHOCT domain-containing protein, with product MSLLRTAVRASVATRVIGSTHRRQQQRWATQDAAAAPAAPVAPPVPEAAPAAGGASVLDQLAQLGQLRDAGVLTEAEFEAQKQRILSGS from the coding sequence ATGAGCCTCCTCCGCACCGCCGTACGGGCATCAGTCGCGACCCGCGTGATCGGGAGCACCCACCGCCGCCAGCAGCAGCGCTGGGCCACGCAGGACGCGGCTGCTGCTCCCGCAGCTCCCGTCGCACCGCCTGTGCCCGAGGCCGCACCCGCCGCGGGCGGAGCCTCGGTCCTCGATCAGCTCGCGCAGCTCGGGCAGCTCCGAGACGCGGGCGTGCTCACGGAAGCCGAGTTCGAGGCGCAGAAGCAGCGCATCCTCTCCGGTTCCTAG
- a CDS encoding tyrosine recombinase XerC, which produces MKLEAATSAFLDAARLEFGYSEHTIRSYKRDLLSFTEFAAEQGVTALIDADLELMRSWLWERQQAGLAASTIARNVATLKSFGSWLETRNLLPGNPASRLRTPRAPKALPRVLTQEQMARVLARAEDRAASGDPEAVRNSAILELLYSSALRVSELVSLSVDGFDRRERSVRVIGKGDKERVVPLGVPAARALERYLATARHALLARGADGHPNGVPARLAEHALFIGNRRGEPINTGAIYRLVSRELEQEPGGGPSGPHTFRHTAATHLLDGGADLRVVQEMLGHSSLSSTQVYTHVSMERLAATYRQAHPRA; this is translated from the coding sequence ATGAAGCTCGAGGCCGCCACATCAGCATTCCTCGATGCGGCGCGCCTCGAATTCGGCTATTCCGAGCACACGATCCGGTCGTACAAACGGGACCTGTTGAGCTTCACCGAGTTCGCGGCAGAGCAGGGCGTGACGGCTCTCATCGATGCTGACCTCGAGCTCATGCGTTCGTGGTTGTGGGAGCGGCAACAGGCCGGTCTTGCCGCGTCAACAATCGCGCGAAACGTCGCCACGCTCAAGTCGTTCGGTTCTTGGCTTGAGACCCGCAACTTACTTCCGGGCAACCCTGCTTCTCGCCTGAGAACGCCGCGCGCTCCGAAGGCGCTCCCGAGAGTGCTCACGCAGGAGCAGATGGCCCGAGTGCTCGCGCGGGCCGAGGACAGGGCTGCGAGCGGTGATCCCGAAGCGGTGCGCAATAGCGCGATCCTAGAACTTCTGTACTCCTCCGCTTTGCGAGTCTCCGAACTCGTGTCGCTCTCAGTTGACGGATTCGATAGACGAGAGCGCAGCGTCCGAGTCATCGGCAAGGGCGACAAAGAACGCGTTGTTCCGCTTGGCGTCCCGGCCGCCCGCGCGCTCGAACGCTACCTCGCCACCGCTCGACATGCGTTGCTGGCGCGCGGCGCCGACGGTCACCCCAACGGAGTACCGGCGCGGCTCGCTGAGCACGCACTGTTTATCGGCAACCGGCGCGGCGAGCCGATCAACACAGGGGCCATCTACAGGCTGGTCTCGCGAGAGCTTGAACAGGAGCCGGGCGGTGGCCCAAGCGGTCCGCACACCTTCAGGCACACTGCCGCGACCCATCTACTGGATGGCGGTGCTGATCTCCGAGTGGTGCAGGAGATGCTTGGCCATTCAAGCCTGTCGAGCACGCAGGTCTACACTCACGTGTCGATGGAGCGGCTAGCTGCAACGTACAGGCAGGCCCACCCGCGAGCGTAG
- a CDS encoding 3-oxoacid CoA-transferase subunit B: MYSRISRQDLAAKIALDIPDGAYVNLGIGAPTLVANYLPKDREIILHTENGMLGMGGAPEPARIDPDLINAGKQPVTAVPGASYFHHADSFAMMRGGHLDVCVLGAFQVAENGDLANWSTGAPDAIPAIGGAMDLAIGAKSVYVMTDLLTKQGAPKLVESCDYPLTGVGCVTRVYTDHAVFDVTETGFAVRELFGNNTVDGLAELTGLTLTEA, encoded by the coding sequence ATGTACTCGCGAATTAGTCGGCAAGACCTCGCCGCAAAGATTGCCCTTGACATTCCCGACGGCGCATACGTGAACCTCGGGATCGGCGCACCAACGCTCGTTGCGAACTACCTCCCGAAGGACCGCGAGATCATCCTGCACACTGAGAACGGGATGCTCGGGATGGGTGGGGCGCCAGAGCCCGCACGTATCGATCCTGACCTCATCAACGCGGGCAAGCAGCCCGTTACCGCGGTGCCGGGTGCCTCGTACTTCCATCACGCCGACTCATTCGCGATGATGCGGGGCGGCCACCTAGACGTGTGTGTGCTCGGCGCGTTTCAGGTTGCCGAGAACGGTGACCTCGCAAACTGGTCGACGGGGGCGCCCGACGCAATCCCTGCAATAGGCGGCGCGATGGATCTCGCGATCGGAGCGAAGTCCGTCTACGTGATGACTGACCTGCTGACGAAGCAGGGCGCGCCGAAACTGGTTGAGAGTTGCGATTACCCTCTGACCGGGGTCGGGTGCGTCACGCGTGTCTACACCGACCATGCCGTGTTCGATGTGACCGAGACCGGTTTCGCTGTGCGTGAGTTGTTCGGCAACAACACCGTTGACGGGCTCGCTGAGCTCACCGGGCTGACGCTTACTGAAGCGTAG
- a CDS encoding 3-oxoacid CoA-transferase subunit A has product MINKTVPTIADAVAGIFDGATVMIGGFGRAGQPVELIDALIEQGAKDLTVVNNNAGNGDVGLAALLATGRVRKIVCSFPRQHDSWVFDRLYRSGELELELVPQGNLAERIRAAGAGVGAFYTPTAVGTELAEGRETREIGGRTYLLEYPIRADFALISGLSADRWGNVVYRETARNFGPIMAAAATVSIAQVDEIVPLGALDPEAIVTPGIFVDRVVALGEREWLRGGEFAGGVDIDGVPLRAPGHDTKEFANVLAN; this is encoded by the coding sequence ATGATTAACAAGACAGTACCTACGATTGCCGACGCGGTCGCGGGCATCTTTGACGGTGCAACGGTGATGATCGGCGGCTTCGGACGCGCTGGGCAGCCTGTGGAGCTTATCGACGCCCTCATTGAACAGGGGGCGAAAGACCTCACCGTTGTGAACAACAACGCCGGGAACGGCGATGTCGGGCTCGCCGCGCTTCTCGCAACGGGGCGGGTACGGAAGATCGTCTGCTCGTTCCCGCGGCAGCACGACTCGTGGGTCTTTGACAGGCTCTACCGGTCAGGTGAGCTCGAGCTCGAACTCGTGCCGCAGGGCAATCTTGCTGAGCGCATCCGTGCGGCTGGCGCGGGGGTGGGAGCGTTCTACACCCCAACGGCGGTTGGGACCGAGCTCGCAGAGGGGCGAGAAACCCGTGAGATCGGAGGGCGAACGTACCTGCTTGAGTACCCGATCCGGGCTGATTTCGCGCTCATCAGTGGCCTTTCGGCTGACCGCTGGGGCAATGTTGTCTACCGTGAGACCGCACGAAACTTCGGCCCTATCATGGCTGCTGCTGCGACCGTGTCGATCGCTCAGGTTGATGAGATTGTGCCCCTGGGTGCGCTCGACCCGGAAGCGATTGTGACGCCGGGGATCTTCGTCGACAGGGTCGTCGCACTCGGCGAACGCGAGTGGCTGCGCGGCGGCGAGTTCGCTGGCGGTGTTGACATCGACGGGGTCCCGCTTCGAGCGCCCGGACACGACACGAAGGAGTTCGCAAATGTACTCGCGAATTAG
- a CDS encoding M23 family metallopeptidase, which yields MTLCSAQSTIVIFCARRARRLQAVSVVLWGALLCSPASSWLPGSRTAQMIHPPSAAFESSGAFGASVAHAPSAALNSQYWLPPLGDTLQVSGPYRPPPTPYASGHRGIDLPARPGANVYAPVGGVVSFVGKVADRHVLSVRVDDSTVVSFEPIEQAGEGLTEGAQVLPKQQIGVVADGGHCLDECLHIGVRVHDEYVNPLQYFLAKPVLLPW from the coding sequence ATGACCCTTTGCTCAGCGCAGTCGACAATCGTGATCTTTTGTGCCCGTCGAGCCCGACGCCTGCAAGCTGTCAGTGTCGTGCTCTGGGGAGCACTTCTCTGCAGCCCAGCTAGCAGTTGGCTTCCTGGGAGCCGAACCGCTCAGATGATACACCCGCCGTCTGCGGCGTTCGAGTCTTCAGGGGCGTTCGGGGCGTCTGTGGCGCACGCGCCCAGCGCTGCCCTGAACTCCCAGTACTGGTTGCCGCCGCTCGGAGATACGCTCCAGGTCTCGGGCCCGTACCGGCCGCCGCCCACGCCATACGCTTCAGGACACCGAGGTATCGACTTGCCAGCCCGGCCTGGGGCGAACGTGTATGCACCAGTCGGTGGGGTCGTGAGTTTCGTCGGAAAGGTCGCCGACAGGCACGTACTCTCCGTGCGCGTCGATGATAGTACGGTGGTGTCGTTCGAGCCCATCGAGCAAGCCGGGGAAGGGCTCACCGAAGGCGCGCAGGTGCTCCCGAAGCAGCAGATTGGGGTCGTCGCCGACGGGGGACACTGTCTAGACGAGTGCCTGCACATTGGTGTGCGAGTGCACGACGAATACGTGAATCCGTTGCAGTACTTTCTCGCCAAACCAGTGCTGTTGCCCTGGTAA
- a CDS encoding DUF6325 family protein: MATEQFAGPVDYLVFAFDEHADLGPGLSAVLDRVEQGIVEILDIELIGRDETGAPVKRVLADLDGVTGIDLAAFDGAESAILDADDLTGIAAELGEGQMALAVVYEDRSFAAAAGAWSTAGGVELFSGGVDIAELDQMLNEGNQS; encoded by the coding sequence ATGGCGACTGAGCAGTTCGCAGGCCCCGTTGACTACCTCGTGTTCGCCTTCGACGAGCACGCCGACCTCGGCCCCGGCCTCTCCGCGGTGCTGGACCGCGTCGAGCAGGGCATCGTCGAGATCCTCGACATAGAGCTTATCGGCCGCGACGAGACGGGTGCGCCCGTCAAGCGCGTCCTCGCCGACCTCGACGGCGTGACCGGCATCGACCTCGCAGCGTTCGACGGAGCGGAGAGCGCCATCCTCGATGCCGATGACCTCACCGGCATCGCCGCAGAGCTCGGCGAGGGCCAGATGGCGCTCGCCGTCGTCTACGAGGACCGCTCGTTCGCGGCCGCTGCAGGCGCTTGGTCGACAGCAGGCGGCGTGGAGCTGTTCTCCGGCGGAGTCGACATCGCAGAGCTTGATCAGATGCTCAACGAAGGGAACCAGTCATGA